The Chloroflexaceae bacterium region GTCAACGCGATTGAAGGCAGCGGCGGCTTCGGTCAAGGGCGCGCCCCCGGTAAGGGTGGCGAGTTCGGCCAGCAGGGCCGGGTTGGCCTGGGCCCCGCGGTACTCCGCGGAGTATGGCACCACCAGGCCGGCTGTCTCCTGCAACACCGGCCGACCCGCGGCGACGCCGCTGATCTGTACCAGGTAGGTGCCCGGAGGGGGACTCTCGAAGCGGCCCTGGTAGGTTTGCGGGCCAACCTGCGGCAGCGGGATCTCGCGCCGCGAGCCATCAGTGCCGATCAGGGTCGCGGCAACTTCGAGATTCTCCTGCCCCGGCCCGGTGGTGAGCCGGATGAGCGTTTCGGCGCCGGCCACCTGCATCTCGGCGCTAACCTCCTGGCCGCCGCGGGCAGGCAGCACTGCTTCGATGAGTTGCCCGGCAAAACGCGGAAAGCCCTCCCAGCGGATCCACTCAGCGGCCCATTTGCCGCGCGCGTCGCTGAGCCAGGCGGCGCTGCGTCCCAATCCGTATTGCCAGATCGCCAGCAAGGGTTGATCATCGTCAGTTTCAAGCACCGCGCGGGCGCTCTCTTTGAGGGTGCTGCCGTTGAAGCCAAAAAGGGGGGGCAGGCCGCCGAGACCGGCCAGGATCGGGCTTTCGCCGACCGCCACCGGTACAAAGGGGCGTTCGATAATGTAATTGCCAACCGTGGTGATGGTCTCCTGCACGAAGATCTGCGGCACCTCGGCCATGTCCTGGGCAGGATAGTAGCGACCGCCGCCGGCCATGGCCAGGCGTTCAAGATAGTCAGCCGAACCGCTGCCCGCCGCTACCACGGTGAGGGTCATCCCCTGGGCGCGCATCCGCTCGGCAATATCCACCTGATCGCCGCCGGAGCCCCAGCCGTCGGTAAGCAGAATCACGTGCTTGAGGCGAGCGTCCACGCCCTGGAGCAGCGCCTCGGCCTCCAGCAGACCGGCGCGGACATTCGTGGAGCCACGCGGTTCGAGGCTTGATAGGGCCTCAATCACCTCTTCGACCGTCGCGCCGGTGGTGGGCGGCATAGTCTGGACCGCGCGGCTATCGAAGGACACGATGCCGAGGGTGTCGTGCGGCCCCAGGAGCGCGGCGGCCTGGGCCACCGCCTCCTTGGCGATATCCACCTTGCGCGTCCCGGCCGCCTGGAGGGGCATGGCGCCGCGATCAGGACTGGCACAGTGGCAGGCGTCCATCGAACCGGACTTGTCAATGACGAAGACAAGGGCCAGGTCGGGCCGCTCCTCCCGGTCGCGTACATCCATATAGACCGGCAGGGCCTCTTCAATTGGCGTGCGCCCATAGCCGCCGACCCCGAAACTCTCCTCGCCGCCGATCATCACCAGGCCCCTGCCCAGATCGCGGACATAGGCGGGCAGGGCGGCCATGGCGCCCACTGGCAGCGCACGGGCCGGAGTGTTGACCAGCACGACGCTCTCGTAGGCGCTCAGACCGGCCAGGTCGGCGGGCATCATATCTGGAACGACGATCTCGGCGATGATGTTGGCGGCCTGGAGACCAGTTGCCAGCGCCTGAGCGTCGGCGCGGTTGGCAGCCACGAGGAGCACCCGCGGCGGCCCCTGGATCTGGATCAGCGCCGACGCCTCATTATTCTGCGGGCGTCCGTCCTGCTCGGCTTCGATCTGCACGCGGAAGCGCTGGAAGCCTGAGCCGGAAACTTCAACCTGGAAGGGAACCTGATTGGCGCCGGGTTGGAGATCAACAAACCGTTCGGCGATCACTCCTCCATCGCCGATCAGACGCACGGTGGCGCGTTGAGCCACCGTGCTTTCCACCGTGGCAATCACCGTGGCGCGCTGGTTGTCGCGCACGCGCGCGGGAGCCTCCAGACGGGCGATCAGCGCTTCGGCGTCATCAGAGTTCAGGGCGAGATCAACAATATCAATCGGCACCCCCCGCGCAGCGGCCAGACGCGCGGCCTCGATCGCCCGGCCCTCGTTCTCGCCGCCGTCGGAGAGCAGCACCAGCCGTTTCTCGGCGTCGGCAGGAAAAAGGGCCAGGCCAAGCTGAATGGCCTCGGCGATGTTGGTGCGGGTCGCCACCGGAACCGAACTGATGCGCCCCAGACGGCGCTCCTCACTGGGAGCGCGCTCCACCAACGCATTGCCGCCAAAGACGACGATTGCCGCCCGGTCGCCGGGGGGCATCTGCTGGAGGGCCTCCTGGATAAAGGTCTCAGCCTGGGCGCGGGCAGAGGGCGGCATGGAGTCGCTGCCGTCCAGCAAAAAAACCGTTGTCAGACGCTCGACCGGCAGCACCAGTTGCGCCCCGGCCACGGCGAAGACCAGCGCGATTGCGATCACGCTGCGGAGCGCCAGGCTGGTCCAGAAGCGGCCCGGCGCCAGGCGATGCGGCGGGAGCAGCGCAACGGCCCAGATCAGCCCTACGACGATGAGCAGCCAGAGCATCTCGGGATAGATGAACGAGAGGCGCGGCATAGGCAATCTTTCGGCGGGTAGCGTGACCCGCCTGGGCGGGCCGTGGAACGGTTTGGGGCGCGTTGGTTTATTCTACCGGATCGCCCCGTGGATGCGCAAGACATGCGACGCGCAACCCTCCGGATTGCGCCCGCAAGTTCCCGACCGGGCGCGGGGAGAAACCAGGTTGCCTCAGCTCCACCTGATGTACGTGTTCACGCTGCTCCTGGGAGCGAGGGCATCTTGCCCTCGAATCCTGACGAGGGCGCGACGCCCTCGCTCCGAGGTCTGCGGGGTTGCCCCAACTCTGAACACGTACCACCCGATGGGCTATTCTCACCTGAGAGAAACCTGTGGTAGACTGACGACATTACGATGTACATTCCGCACTCCCCCAGGCAAGGAGATCCCCGGTGACTGACGACCAGACCAACGAGCGCGATATGCGCGCCGATGACGATGCTTTTCCTGATCCCAACGACTCCGATGCGGCATCCGTAGAGACCGCGACCGACGATAACGCGGAACTGGAAGAGAAGGATCCCGGCGGGCGCCCGCGCTGGCCGGTCATCATCGGCCTGGTGTTGCTGCTGGCCGCGATCGGCGTCGGCCTCGGGCTGATCCTGCCCTCCGGCCCCCTGCGCGAGATTGACCAGATGCCCCCCGCGCTGGCCACGATGCAGGCGGGCGCGCCTACCGCCTTGCCGCTGCCCGTGGCGATTGAAGGCGACAGCAAGGAGGTGATCGCCACCGTCGGCGAGGCGGCCATCTACCGCGGCGACTTCGTGCGCTTCTATCAGCCGGGCAGCGATCCGCAGGAAGTGCTCGAGCAGTTGATCCAGATCGAGTTGATCGTGCAGGCAGCCGCAGAAGAAGGCATCAGCGCCGATGAGACTGTGGTGAGCGAACAGATCGAGCGGATCAAGGAAACGCAGGCCAACGGCGATGATGCCCAGTTCGAGGCGTTTCTCAAACAACAGAAGATCGGCGATCTCCAGGAACTCCGCCGCCTGCTGGAACGCGACCAGGTGGTGGAGGCGATGATCCTGCGCCATACGCCCCTGGAGCAGGTCCGCGCCCGCCATATCCTTATTGCCACTGATACATTGACGGATACCGCTGCTGTGGAAGCCGCGCGGGTCGAGGCCGAGGGCCTGATGGCCCGCCTTGACCAGGGGGCCGATTTCGCCGCCCTCGCCGCCGAGCATTCCGACGATGAAGGATCACGCATCAACGGCGGCGATCTGGGCTGGGCGCCCCGCGGCCTGTTCGTCGAACCGTTTGATCAGGCGGTGTTCAGCATGGCCCGTGGCGAGCGACGTCTGGTACAGTCCCAGTTCGGCTGGCACATCATCGAGGTGGTCGAGCCAGCCGAGGTGCGCCCTCTGGCCAGTAGCGATCTGCTTCAGACTCAGGCCGGACAGCAGGCCTTTGTCGAGAAGTTCCTGCCCTTCGTTGATCAGCTCCGCACCCGGGCTGACGAGGCCCGGCAGATAAAGATCCTCGTGCCTGCGGAACGTCTGGTCACCCGGCCAGGGCAGTGAGGCTCCACATCGAGGAAGCTCAACACCCGGCGAAACGGCTGAAGAACCGTTCCAGCGCCACACGGATGGCTTCATCCGCCCCTCAGCGGGATGTCAGTGCGAATTTCGCCTCCGCGAACGTCTATGTAACAGAGGCGCATGCGCTGTTAGAGCGCGTTCGCGTCACTGGTCATGACGCTCATTTCCCTTCGCGGAGGCCCCCTATGCACACCCGGATCGTTTTCCCCGTCCTGGCGCTGGTCGTGGCGCTCGCTCTGGCCGGCTGCGCGGGCCAATCCGCCGGTCCGAGCGCCACGCCCTCACCCTCGATGACGCCAACGCCCCTCCCGGCGACCGCCACCAGCGCCCCGACGCCGCTGGCGACCGCTACGGGCGCGCCGGCGGCGCCTTCGCCTACGCTTGTGCCAACGGCATTGCCTGCGCCTGCCATCACGGTTCTTCCCACTGCCGCGCCTGAGGCTAGCCAGATCGGCGAGGAGATCCTCTTTCTGCGGAACGGCGCGTTGGTGGCTCTCGATAGCGCCCGTGGCGACGAGCGGATCCTCGCCGACAGGGTGCGCTCGTTTAGCGCCACGCCTGATGGGCACCTGATCGCCGTCACGCGGGGAACGGGCGACGGGGTGGAGATCTGGGTGCTGCAGCGCGATGGCGCCGGGCTGCGCCAGGTAACGAAGAACACCCTGGCCGAGAGCGGGCTGAGCTGGGCGCCCGATGGGACCGCCCTGGTGTACGCCGCGGCGCCTACCCTGCCTCCCGCGCTCCCCGAGTGGGAGACCTGGAGCGTCTGGTGTGCCACGGCCGAGGTGCGGAGGCTTGACCTGCCGACCGGCAAGGAGCAGACCCTGGGGCGGGGGTGCGAACCGGCCTTCGCGCCCGATGGCCGGCGGATCGCCTTTGCGACGCCGCCAACCGCGCCCGCTCCCGGATTTGCTTTTCGCGGCGCGGTCAATAGCATCCAGATCGTCAACCGGCAGGGCGCGAATGGCTGGGACGCGGCCCGCGCCGGTGGAAGCGGGGAAACCGATGGGCTGGTGGTCTACGCCCCCACCTGGTCGCCCAATGGGAAGCAGGTGGCCTACCAGCGCTTCGTGGGTTACCACGCCCTGGTAGACGTCAATCTGACCGAAACAACCAGTTCCTACCGGCGGCAGCCTCGTCCCGTAACTGTTGGCGCGGGCTGGGCGGCGCCGCCTCGCTACGCTCCCGACGGCGCGCGCCTGGCGGTTACCGAGGACAACTACAGTGACGCGCGTGGTTTCACAGGGTACGATGTCTGGTCCACCAGCGCGTTGCGCCTCGGCGGCGAAAAGGTTATGGAACTGCCCTTCGCGACGGTGACGCTCTTCGCGACGGAGGCGGGCAGTCAGAAGTGGGCCACGGCGGCGGCCTGGGCGCCCGACGGCGCGCTGCTGGCGGTGATCCTGCCCGCGGGATGGTCGCCGGGGCTGAGCGCCGATGAGCCGCAGTTCCCAGACAATCGCCGCGGCGAAATCTGGCGCTGGCGTCCGGGAAGCGAGCCGGAGAGGCGCCTGGCGACCGATGTCGAGTTTGGATCGCCATTGCTCTGGTTGCCGGCGTTACCGGCACTGGCACGAGGTGAAGCGGGAGTTTCCCTGGCCGTGCCGGCAGGCTGGACAGGGCGCGCCATTGCGGCGGACTATCTGATCGCCGATGGCCCCCAGAGCGAACGCCTGGCTGCCCGGTTGCGAGCCGGCGGCCCTCCCGGAGAGGTGACGGCCATGTTCCCGGAGCTGCTGGCGCCCGGCGCCCGTTCCGGTGAGCGGCTGTCGCTCCCCGATGGTTCGACCGTGCACCTGATCACCGGGGCCGACCCCGGCGGCGCGCCCCGCGCGGGAGCCCTGCGTCTCAGCTCCGATGGAGCAGTGGCGACGATCTACCTCACCACGCCGGAACGCTGGCCGCTGGAGCAGGCTATCGCTTTCGGGCTTCTTACCGCCCGTTGAGGCAGGCCGGACGCCCGGCGGTCCCCAGGCAGGGGCGGGTTGCCCACCGCCCGCAGCGCGAAAACCCCGGGGCTGTTGCAACGTCCGCCTCCAGCGGGGGATTGGGGCTCCATCGTAGAGACCGATTGCCACGCTTTGGCCGTTGCAACGTCCGCCTCCGGCGGGGGATTGGGGCGGCATAGCCGCCCGCTACAGTCATTTTGCGCTGGTCTGGGCGAATACGCGCCCAGACAACCCCCAACGACGTCGCAACAGCCGTGGCGACAACTCCGAGACACCCGTCATCATTTCGGTTGCATGCTATAATGAAGCGTCCACAGAGCGTCAGGCACACGCAGAAAGGCCGGCAATGCAGAACTACTGGCACGATCTGGAACCCGGGCCAAGCGTCCCCGATGTGATCCATACCGTCGTCGAAATCCCCAAGGGTTCGCGCAACAAGTACGAGTTTGATAAAACGATCGGCGCCTTCAAGCTTGATCGCGTGCTCTACTCGGCGGTGCAGTATCCAGGCGACTATGGCTTTATCCCCCAGACCTACTATGACGACGGCGACCCGCTGGACGTTCTGGTGATGACCAACCTGCCTACGTTCACGGGCTGTATCGTTGAGGCGCGCCCTGTCGGCCTGTTCCGTATGCTCGATAAGGGCGAGCACGATGACAAGATCCTCGCCGTGCTCCAGTATGACCCGTTCTTTGCCAATTTTACGGACTACACCGATCTGCCCCCGCACTATTTGAAAGAGGTTGAACACTTCTTTACGGTCTACAAAGACCTCGAAGGCACACGGGTCGAGCCGGTGGGCTGGGAGCATGTGGACGTGGCGCGGCAGCGCATTCTCTACGCCATTAACAACTACTGGGATATGCGCGCTGGGCGCTTGCTCAAGCGCGCCTGAGGCCAATGTCGTCACGTTCCAACCGGTCTGGCGCCCATCGCACCGCCTACTCCGCTGGCGGCGTCATATTTCGCGTCGTCGCCGACCGGATCGAGGTCGCCCTGATTGCCACCGACCGGGGCGGGCGCTGGGGTTTGCCCAAGGGCCACGTGAATCGCGGTGAGACGGCCGAGGCCGCTGCGGTGCGTGAAGTGGCGGAAGAGACCGGCTTGCACGGGGCGATTGTGCGCCACCTGGCGACTATCGAATACTGGTTCCGCGCCGGTCCCTCCCGGGTCCACAAATATGTGGACCTGTTTCTAATGCGCTACGAACAAGGCGAATTGCAGCCTCAGGAGGCCGAGGTGGACGATGCGCGCTGGTTCCCCCTCGACGAGGCTATCCGGCGCGTCTCGTTCGAGCGCGAGCGCGACGTGCTCCTCCAGGTGCAGACGATACTGCGCAATACGGGGGCGTAAGCGAGATGGCCGCGCCCCTCAGACTCTCCTATCAGGCAGGGTGGGGGCAAAAGATGTCTCCGTACCCCGTAAGCGCCCGGATTTCCCGCAGAGCACGCAGAGGATGGGTTTTTGAAGCCCTTTGCGCTACTTCGACCGGCTATTCAGACACATTCGACTCAGCGTAGAGGTGTACCGATGACGGAGTATGTGATCGAAGTAACCATCGAAGCTGACCTGGAGGCGCATCTGGCTTCTCACGGCCTCGACGCGAGCCTGGTGGAGCGCGCCGTGCGCGAAACGCTCCGCGCCGAGGGCGTAGCAGGCCCGGTGGAGGTGGGTGTGCTCATCGCCGATGACGCCCGGCTGCACGCGCTTAACCGCGACTATCGGGGCGTTGACGCGCCCACCGATGTGCTCTCGTTTGGCGACGATGGCGCCACGGGTCCCTTCGTCAGCCAGCCGGAAGGTCCCCGTTACCTGGGGGATATCGCCATCTCCCTGGAGCGGGTGCTGGCGCAGGCCGCGGAGTACGGGCATCCCCCGGCTCGAGAACTGGCCTATCTCGCGGTTCACGGCGCGCTGCACCTGCTGGGCTACGACCACGAACGCAGCCCCGATGACGCGGCGGCCATGCGCGCCCGCGAAGAGGCCGTCTTGCTCGGCCTGGGGCTGGAACGATAAGGGAAAAACCCTCCTCCGTATCCCTCCCCGGATAGGGAGTTCTCCCCTGGAAGCTGTGCAAAACCCGGTGCTATAGTTGCTCAAGCCCTGTGCAGCAGGTGAGATGCTCGCCATCTGCTGTCGCATTGCGGTCGTGATTCGCAGGCTCTCGATGAAGCGAGTTGGAGGCGTATGACCACTCTCGATCTTGATCAGCGAGTGGCAGCCAGAACTGCCGCTCCCAGGGTTGCGCCAGCCGGAACGCCCGTTTCCCTGCCCTACCGCCATCTTCCCGACATGGTTGATCGGACCTGCGAACGCTACGCTCGGCAGCACGCCTTCACCGCCGTGCTGCCGAACGGCATGTTTGGCAATCTCAGTTTTGCCGAGGTGCGCCGCGACGCCGACCGCTTCGCGGCCTTTTTGCGCGAGGAGCTGGGCCTGGCCGCCGGCGACCGGGTGGCCATTCAGTTGCCCAACAGCCTGGCCTATCCTATCTGCGCCTTTGGCGTGCTCAAGGCCGGGTGCGTGCTGGTCAACACTAATCCGCTCTACACCCCGGCGGAGATGATCCACCAGTTCAACGACAGCGGCGCGCGTGTGCTGGTGATCGTGGATCTCTTCGGCGACAAGATCGCTCCGGTGCTGGAGCAAACCGGCATCGAACACGTGGTGCTTGTGCGCCTCACGGACCGCTTCCCCGCCCTGCCGGGTTTCGTGGCTTACAATGTCATCAAGTACTGGAACCGTCTGATCCCCCGCTGCACCGCGCCGACGATCTCCTTCCGCGAGGCCCTTGCTCGCGGCGCGCGCCATCTCCAGGAGCGCAGGATTGACGTCGCGGCCTACACCGCGGCCACAACCCCCGAAGACCTGGCAGTGTTGCAGTACACCGGCGGCACCACCGGCGTGAGCAAGGGAGCGATGCTCTCGCACGGCAACCTGCTGGCCAACGTGGCGCAGATCGAGGAGCGCGTGGCGGCTTATGTGACCCACGGCGCCGAGTGCCCGCTGGCTGTGTTGCCGCTGTATCACATCTTCGCCTTCACCACCAATCTGCTCTACTTCTTCCAGGCCGGAGCGCGCAACATTCTGGTAGCCAACCCCCGTCCGCTCTCGAACCTCCAGCGCGCCATTGAGAACTACCCGGTCACCTGGATCCCCGGTGTGAATACCCTCTTCAATGGCCTGCTGAACGAAGAGTGGTTCGCCGACCATCCCCCGCCGAAGCTGCGTGGCAGCATCGCTGGCGGCACGGCGCTGCATGCCGCTGTGGCCGAGCGCTGGCAGCGCGTGACCGGCACGCCGGTGATCGAGGGCTATGGCCTCACCGAGTGCTCCCCGGTGGTGACGCTCAACCCCTTTGATGCCAACCGGCCCGGCAGCATCGGCCTGCCGCTGCTCGGCACCGAGGTGTGTCTGCTCGACAGCTTCGGCAAACCGGTTCCGCCCGGCGAGCCGGGCGAACTGTCTGTTCGTGGCCCGCAGGTGATGCAGGGTTACTGGCAGCGCCCCGAAGAGACGGCGAAGGTGAT contains the following coding sequences:
- a CDS encoding AMP-binding protein, with amino-acid sequence MTTLDLDQRVAARTAAPRVAPAGTPVSLPYRHLPDMVDRTCERYARQHAFTAVLPNGMFGNLSFAEVRRDADRFAAFLREELGLAAGDRVAIQLPNSLAYPICAFGVLKAGCVLVNTNPLYTPAEMIHQFNDSGARVLVIVDLFGDKIAPVLEQTGIEHVVLVRLTDRFPALPGFVAYNVIKYWNRLIPRCTAPTISFREALARGARHLQERRIDVAAYTAATTPEDLAVLQYTGGTTGVSKGAMLSHGNLLANVAQIEERVAAYVTHGAECPLAVLPLYHIFAFTTNLLYFFQAGARNILVANPRPLSNLQRAIENYPVTWIPGVNTLFNGLLNEEWFADHPPPKLRGSIAGGTALHAAVAERWQRVTGTPVIEGYGLTECSPVVTLNPFDANRPGSIGLPLLGTEVCLLDSFGKPVPPGEPGELSVRGPQVMQGYWQRPEETAKVIRDGWLLTGDIATMDADGYLRIVDRKKDMIIVSGFNVYPNEVEDCIAACPGVSEVAVIGLPDARTGEMVKAFVVAKPGASLTAEQVREHCKQHLAPYKVPKAVELRAELPKSAVGKVLRRELRAESLTVCQQEGVANG
- a CDS encoding NUDIX hydrolase, whose translation is MSSRSNRSGAHRTAYSAGGVIFRVVADRIEVALIATDRGGRWGLPKGHVNRGETAEAAAVREVAEETGLHGAIVRHLATIEYWFRAGPSRVHKYVDLFLMRYEQGELQPQEAEVDDARWFPLDEAIRRVSFERERDVLLQVQTILRNTGA
- a CDS encoding inorganic diphosphatase, producing MQNYWHDLEPGPSVPDVIHTVVEIPKGSRNKYEFDKTIGAFKLDRVLYSAVQYPGDYGFIPQTYYDDGDPLDVLVMTNLPTFTGCIVEARPVGLFRMLDKGEHDDKILAVLQYDPFFANFTDYTDLPPHYLKEVEHFFTVYKDLEGTRVEPVGWEHVDVARQRILYAINNYWDMRAGRLLKRA
- a CDS encoding VWA domain-containing protein — protein: MPRLSFIYPEMLWLLIVVGLIWAVALLPPHRLAPGRFWTSLALRSVIAIALVFAVAGAQLVLPVERLTTVFLLDGSDSMPPSARAQAETFIQEALQQMPPGDRAAIVVFGGNALVERAPSEERRLGRISSVPVATRTNIAEAIQLGLALFPADAEKRLVLLSDGGENEGRAIEAARLAAARGVPIDIVDLALNSDDAEALIARLEAPARVRDNQRATVIATVESTVAQRATVRLIGDGGVIAERFVDLQPGANQVPFQVEVSGSGFQRFRVQIEAEQDGRPQNNEASALIQIQGPPRVLLVAANRADAQALATGLQAANIIAEIVVPDMMPADLAGLSAYESVVLVNTPARALPVGAMAALPAYVRDLGRGLVMIGGEESFGVGGYGRTPIEEALPVYMDVRDREERPDLALVFVIDKSGSMDACHCASPDRGAMPLQAAGTRKVDIAKEAVAQAAALLGPHDTLGIVSFDSRAVQTMPPTTGATVEEVIEALSSLEPRGSTNVRAGLLEAEALLQGVDARLKHVILLTDGWGSGGDQVDIAERMRAQGMTLTVVAAGSGSADYLERLAMAGGGRYYPAQDMAEVPQIFVQETITTVGNYIIERPFVPVAVGESPILAGLGGLPPLFGFNGSTLKESARAVLETDDDQPLLAIWQYGLGRSAAWLSDARGKWAAEWIRWEGFPRFAGQLIEAVLPARGGQEVSAEMQVAGAETLIRLTTGPGQENLEVAATLIGTDGSRREIPLPQVGPQTYQGRFESPPPGTYLVQISGVAAGRPVLQETAGLVVPYSAEYRGAQANPALLAELATLTGGAPLTEAAAAFNRVDSGVTRAREIAMPLLALALLLLVFDIAVRRLLLRREDLAALRAWTIPRAAPARPAPVPGDPTLERLAGAKRRAQERISGHAASEPPPQSGSSAANPRDPATPAPPAPPPASPDATDDPLARLRAAKERARRRAAGEE
- a CDS encoding peptidylprolyl isomerase yields the protein MTDDQTNERDMRADDDAFPDPNDSDAASVETATDDNAELEEKDPGGRPRWPVIIGLVLLLAAIGVGLGLILPSGPLREIDQMPPALATMQAGAPTALPLPVAIEGDSKEVIATVGEAAIYRGDFVRFYQPGSDPQEVLEQLIQIELIVQAAAEEGISADETVVSEQIERIKETQANGDDAQFEAFLKQQKIGDLQELRRLLERDQVVEAMILRHTPLEQVRARHILIATDTLTDTAAVEAARVEAEGLMARLDQGADFAALAAEHSDDEGSRINGGDLGWAPRGLFVEPFDQAVFSMARGERRLVQSQFGWHIIEVVEPAEVRPLASSDLLQTQAGQQAFVEKFLPFVDQLRTRADEARQIKILVPAERLVTRPGQ
- the ybeY gene encoding rRNA maturation RNase YbeY, with the protein product MTEYVIEVTIEADLEAHLASHGLDASLVERAVRETLRAEGVAGPVEVGVLIADDARLHALNRDYRGVDAPTDVLSFGDDGATGPFVSQPEGPRYLGDIAISLERVLAQAAEYGHPPARELAYLAVHGALHLLGYDHERSPDDAAAMRAREEAVLLGLGLER